Proteins from a single region of Pseudodesulfovibrio portus:
- a CDS encoding Rossmann-like domain-containing protein — MNTLETVREKALNLWEKDGILDERITVTAGPLTVKEAIGTPEETDFPIQQGKEKLMEAVFRGARGQAFTDHYGNFTGTLAEVAALPLEDNFNRAVFVSTLNAVCRSQGKACGTVHCRNTGPKDCSGEIFDHIRQHYDAGRITIIGFQPALAEALNSRAEIRLIDLDPDNVGQVKRGVLVEGGDATQDAVEWCDLLLVTGTTLANSTIDRFLTDKPVLFYGTTISGGAALMGWERFCPQST; from the coding sequence ATGAACACTCTTGAAACCGTTCGCGAAAAGGCGCTCAACCTGTGGGAAAAGGATGGCATCCTCGACGAACGCATCACCGTCACCGCCGGTCCCCTGACCGTCAAAGAGGCCATCGGCACGCCCGAAGAAACCGATTTTCCCATCCAGCAGGGCAAGGAAAAACTCATGGAAGCCGTGTTCCGGGGTGCGCGGGGCCAGGCCTTCACCGACCACTACGGCAATTTCACCGGCACCCTGGCCGAAGTGGCCGCCCTGCCCCTCGAGGACAACTTCAACCGCGCGGTGTTCGTGTCCACGTTGAACGCGGTCTGCCGCTCACAAGGCAAGGCGTGCGGCACGGTCCATTGCAGGAACACCGGCCCCAAGGACTGTTCGGGCGAGATATTCGACCACATCCGGCAGCACTACGACGCCGGGCGCATCACCATCATCGGCTTCCAGCCCGCCCTTGCCGAGGCGCTGAACAGCCGGGCCGAAATACGGCTCATCGACCTCGACCCCGACAACGTGGGCCAGGTCAAACGGGGGGTGTTGGTGGAAGGCGGCGACGCCACGCAGGACGCCGTGGAGTGGTGCGACCTGCTCCTTGTCACGGGCACCACTCTGGCCAACTCCACCATCGACCGGTTCCTGACCGACAAGCCGGTACTCTTTTACGGGACCACCATTTCGGGCGGGGCAGCGCTCATGGGCTGGGAGCGGTTCTGCCCGCAGTCCACCTAG
- a CDS encoding molybdate ABC transporter permease subunit: MDFLRILTEPQTTGPLWLTLKTLAAAGALHLVGGVLIGYYLTSGKGFMRSATDFLVTLPLVFPPIATGFILLMLLGRAGLVGSVLPVDMVFSFPGVVLASFVAGMPLMVKPVEAALRGDVKRLAEISHVLGKNRWQTFWLVLLPGIRRNVAAGWFLALGRSLGEVGITLMLGGNIIGKTNTLSLEIYNAVFSGEFDRALVLSAVIGAFSLTIFIALKRLSAV; the protein is encoded by the coding sequence ATGGACTTCCTTCGGATACTGACCGAGCCGCAGACCACCGGGCCACTCTGGCTGACGCTGAAAACCCTGGCTGCAGCGGGCGCGCTTCATCTCGTGGGCGGCGTGCTGATAGGCTACTACCTGACCAGCGGCAAGGGATTCATGCGTTCGGCCACGGACTTCCTGGTCACGCTCCCGCTGGTCTTTCCGCCCATTGCCACGGGCTTCATCCTGCTCATGCTGCTGGGCCGGGCCGGGCTCGTCGGCAGCGTCCTGCCCGTGGACATGGTCTTCAGCTTTCCGGGCGTGGTCCTGGCCTCGTTCGTGGCCGGAATGCCGCTCATGGTCAAGCCGGTGGAGGCCGCCCTGCGCGGCGACGTGAAGCGGCTGGCCGAGATCTCGCACGTGCTGGGCAAAAACCGATGGCAGACATTCTGGCTGGTGCTCCTGCCCGGCATCCGACGCAACGTGGCCGCCGGGTGGTTCCTGGCCCTGGGACGATCGTTGGGCGAGGTCGGCATCACGCTCATGCTCGGCGGCAACATCATCGGCAAGACCAACACCCTGTCCCTGGAAATCTACAACGCCGTGTTCAGCGGCGAATTCGACCGCGCGCTGGTGCTTTCGGCCGTCATCGGCGCGTTTTCCCTCACCATTTTCATCGCACTGAAAAGACTTTCAGCCGTATAG
- the modA gene encoding molybdate ABC transporter substrate-binding protein, translated as MPRIRTLVLALCFIALLAPTAQADDVVLASGAGYKKMVNALNAAYKQQTGHAVSLIYGNMARVTTLARESGEVGLVLGDEAFLDKAGLPIEKKLELGRGKLVLAFAKSSKFSRVEDLDDPQAGRIALPDTKKAIYGKAAREYLLTSGRLPGIQPRLVEVATIPQVFSYLNTNEVDMGFLNLTHALNVQEHIGEFVVIDESGYSPIRIIVGVLDTCSNRQQADEFLSFLQTPEAKAIIKKHGL; from the coding sequence ATGCCCAGAATCCGCACACTCGTCCTGGCCCTTTGTTTCATCGCCCTCTTGGCCCCGACTGCACAGGCAGACGACGTGGTCCTCGCCTCGGGCGCGGGCTACAAGAAAATGGTCAACGCACTCAACGCGGCCTACAAGCAGCAGACCGGCCATGCTGTCAGCCTCATCTACGGCAACATGGCCCGCGTCACGACCCTGGCCCGTGAAAGCGGCGAGGTCGGGCTGGTCCTGGGAGACGAAGCCTTCCTGGACAAGGCCGGGCTGCCCATCGAAAAGAAACTGGAACTGGGACGGGGCAAGCTGGTCCTGGCCTTTGCCAAGTCCTCGAAGTTTTCCCGCGTGGAAGACCTGGACGACCCGCAGGCCGGACGTATCGCCCTGCCCGACACCAAGAAGGCGATCTACGGCAAGGCGGCCAGGGAATACCTGCTGACGAGCGGCCGCCTGCCCGGCATCCAGCCGCGATTGGTGGAAGTCGCGACCATTCCCCAGGTGTTCTCCTATCTGAACACCAATGAGGTGGACATGGGATTCCTCAACCTCACCCACGCCCTGAACGTCCAGGAACACATCGGCGAATTCGTGGTCATCGACGAAAGCGGCTACTCGCCCATCCGCATCATCGTCGGGGTCCTCGACACCTGCAGCAACAGGCAACAGGCCGATGAATTCCTGTCCTTCCTCCAGACGCCCGAGGCAAAGGCGATCATCAAGAAGCACGGGCTGTAA
- a CDS encoding ATP-binding cassette domain-containing protein — MTLNINIRKHLNQFELHTALCCRAGELTAIVGPSGAGKTTLVRLVAGLDLPDHGTISLGDDIWTDTETGRSIPTHKREIGLVFQEFPLFPHLTVHQNIGFGAPDETDVGPLMQTFGIRHLADRRPNSISGGERQRAAFCQALARKPKLLLLDEPFSALDVATRSSLCGLLMDLKEDLNIPILHVTHDLIEAQWLGDAIVAVENGRITLEWLNRQAIHRPSIAPTVSPV; from the coding sequence ATGACATTGAACATCAACATCCGGAAGCACCTGAACCAGTTCGAGCTGCACACCGCACTGTGCTGCCGCGCCGGTGAACTGACCGCCATAGTCGGCCCGTCCGGAGCGGGAAAAACCACCCTGGTACGCCTCGTGGCAGGCCTGGACCTGCCTGACCACGGCACCATCTCGCTGGGAGACGATATCTGGACCGATACCGAAACCGGACGATCCATTCCCACGCACAAACGGGAAATCGGACTGGTTTTTCAGGAATTCCCCCTGTTTCCGCACCTGACCGTACACCAGAACATCGGTTTCGGCGCCCCGGACGAAACCGATGTCGGGCCGCTCATGCAGACCTTCGGCATTCGCCACCTGGCCGACCGCAGGCCGAATTCCATTTCCGGCGGAGAACGGCAACGCGCGGCCTTCTGCCAGGCCCTTGCCCGCAAACCGAAACTCCTGCTCCTGGACGAACCCTTTTCCGCCCTGGACGTAGCCACCCGTTCCTCACTCTGCGGCCTGTTGATGGACCTCAAGGAGGACCTGAACATCCCCATCCTCCACGTGACCCACGACCTCATCGAAGCCCAGTGGCTCGGCGACGCCATCGTGGCCGTGGAAAACGGCAGAATCACGCTGGAGTGGCTGAACCGCCAGGCAATCCATCGTCCGTCGATCGCCCCGACCGTCTCACCCGTCTAA